A stretch of DNA from Methanogenium sp. S4BF:
AACGGATATAATCTGACTAGAACTGCAATATTATCTGCGGTTGCAACGGATGACAAGGATAATGAAGATGCTGCACTGATTCTGGAGCTTGGATCTTTCTGCAAATTAAAGGGAACTACGGATGAACTGAATCAAAGATTAGAATGTCTTAGTAGAGATGACCTCAAAGAGATCGTAGAGAAACTTCTTGGAGGAGAATAATTCCATGGGGCAATATCCCTATGAAATTATGGCGCAAGGGATGGGAATATCCCGTTTTTCCTGTGAAGATGAGATTGCCTTTATTTCCCGAATACTTTACTCCGCCATTTCAGAGTGGACGAAAACGACAGTCCTAGATCGAAGTATTGAGGTTGAAGGTGAGGTATGTGATGCAGAAGATACACGTTACACAAAACATCACGTGACCAGAAAATGCAATCTCATCCTTTCCACATATTTAGATCTCTATCCGGACGTAAAAAAATGGTTTTTTCCTAAGAATAAACCAGATATTCAACCAATAAAGTTAATTCAGGAAAGACTGGAATTTTCTGGATTTCTAGTGTCTGGGCCTGAAAATACGATTCAGTTACCTCCTGACAAATACGCAAAAGTTGCTGAAAATTTATATTTGCTACGTGGGACATCATTTGGAAAAGATGGGGAAATGCATGGTCTTGGATGGTATGTCGATAGTACTTCTGAACATAATGCGTATTCTCTTGAAGAACTCTTTTTGATACCGCATATTGATGCAAAAGATACCGTCCTTGAGTACACGAGATTTGCTGAGGGGAAATTCACACTGAACTCCGCCATATCTGATGTCCGAAGGTATTTTGATCCATTATCGGGGCGGGTCTTTTCCGAATCATGGGAACAATCGCTCCAACATCCTTGGGAACGAACTGTGTATCGAAATAATATTTTTGATTACGGACTTGCTAAACACGAAAACGGAGAGATATACGCACTTGCATTTCCGGATCATATCATCAAGACGCAAGATGTTCGCAGATTCATGTATGGCCTTAGGTATCTGAGTCATAATCCGGAACATGCAAGAATAACAACCTATGATGACGCAATCAAAATCAAATTGAACTCTTTTCTTCCAGGGAGAGAAGGAATGCTATTCTACATGATTGCATGGCCAGTTCGTAACATTTTGGACAGAACTGAATTTATTACATCACCGGTTTTTCTCCCAATCATTACGAAGATTCTGGAAAATCTGAACATTAAGGTGATACTAAATGGCTGAATACAGTGTCCAAAATACACACCGTGAACTTGTTGAAAAACTGAAGGACTACATTCAGGCACAATACTTTGGTGAGAGTGATCTTCTTTTAAGTGCATCTAAAGACCTTTTGAATGAAAAAAATTCTATCTACAAGGATCCCTACATTGAATCAAATCAGACATATCAGTTACGAAAAAATGGACTGGTTGATGCTGATATCCCGGAAAATATCAAGGATTTCCTTTGCCAGATGGGTGACAAAAACTTAGGTGTTTTCAAGACTCCTTATAGTCACCAAGTAAAAGCGCTTGAAGATTTTTATCATGGAAATGACATCCTTGTAACGACAGGTACCGGTTCTGGAAAGACTGAGTGCTTCATGTGGCCCCTTGTTGCAAACCTTGCAGCTGAAGCAAAAATCCGTCCTGATTCTTGGAATAAACGAGGTGTTCGGGCGTTATTACTTTATCCCATGAATGCACTGGTCGCGGATCAGATAGGCCGGTTGCGGAAGATGATTGGGGATTACGATGGACAATTTTACACACTTTTTACTGAATATGCCGGTGATCTGAACAGCCGGGCTCCCCAGTTTGGGATGTATACTGGTAGAACGCCTTATCCGGGTCAGCCTAAGAAAAAAAAGGATGAAAAGCTGGCAAAAACACTGGAATATGATCTGATCCATCGTAGTCCTGAGTTAATTAAAGAACTCAAATCACTTGGGAAATATCCATCAAAATATGATCTGGAAACCTATATTACACATCTGAATGACGGCGTCCATATAACAACTTTACGTGATGCGGAATTAATCACACGTAAAGAGATGCAGGATAATTGTCCTGACATTCTAGTCACAAATTATTCGATGCTTCAGTATATGCTGATTCGGCAGATTGAACAGCCATTCTGGTCGAATACCCGCGATTGGTTAAACGAGTCTCCCGATAACAAACTTCTGTTAGTCATTGATGAAGCACATATGTATCATGGTTCTGCGGGGGGAGAGGTTGCCCTTCTCATTCGTCGGTTAATGTACAAGTTGGGAATTACACGTGATAAAGTCCGGTTTATCCTCACCAGTGCAAGTATTCCTGTTGATGATGAGGACAGCAAAATCGAACTTAAACAGTTTCTAAGGGAGATTACTTCATGCGAGGAGGATACATTCTCAATAATTGTTGGAGAAAACAAAGAGTATAGTTCACCAAATCCGGTTGATATCTCCGCAAAACAGATTCGTGACTTCCCTCTGGATGATTTCCAACTTGATGATACGACAAAGATATCGGCAGTCCACAAATTCTTCCGGTTACTTGACGGAACCAGACCTCCTTATGATACAATCAAAGAACTGGAGGCATGGTTGTTTGAAACATTGCCAAAATATGGTTCAGTTCAACGGATAATAAATCAAACCGCTGGAAACGCTACCGAGATCAATGAACTTGCAGGGATTGTTTTCCCAAATGATGATAATGATACTGCACTTCCCGCAACACAGGTTCTTCTCTCGCTCCTACCACTTGCCAAAAAAGACGGGCAGGTTCTTTTCCCTGCACGACTTCACATGTTTTTCCGTGGCCTACAGGGGTTGTACGCCTGTACAAATCCGAACTGTTCTGAAAAACACACCGGTGACGGCATCACACTTGGGAAGATCTACTCAGACAATGGACGGGACACCTGTCCTTACTGTGGTGGGAAAATCTATGAGTTAATCAACGATAGAAGGTGTGGAGCCCTGTTCATCAAAGGATACTTGCATAACGCAGAAGATTCAGCGGGAAATGCACAAAATTCTTGGGAGAAAAAATATCTATGGCATACTCCGGGTGAGGTATTTGGAGATGAATTGAAGGAAGTACATCTTTACATCGTCCCGAAGAATTGGTCTGCGGATATGGGAAATGAAAAGATACGAGGTGGGTGGCTTGATACAAAAACCGGGTTCATCCATTTTACCAACATTCATGCTGGAGATGATGAATTCCTACAGGTTTGTTATTCTCTTAATCCGGTAAAAGGCAAGCCAGATCAGTTCACATTTAGTAAATGTCCCAAATGCAAAAAAAGGCTGATGTATTACTCGTTTTCAGATTTTTCTACGAAAGGAAATGAGCCGTTTTACAACATTGTCTCATCACAATTGTCTGTACAGCCACCTACCATATTCGATGAAGAAAAACTCAAACAACAACCAAATGGCGGGAGAAAAGTTCTAGTATTCTCTGACAGCAGGCAAAGAGCTGCTGTACTGGCCAAAGATATGACCCGGGCAGCAGATGCTTATGCTGCAAGAGCGGTCATGGTTCTGGCGGCTATCCATTTGCAGGAATGGGCTGAAGATACGGGGAATATTGTGACACTTGATATGCTCTATCCGGCATTTTTGGAGATCGCATCTCACAATCATTTACGCCTGTTCTATGGGGGAGACAAGGCTCGCTTTAAAGAAGATCTGGAAATTATTAAAGTTGCTATCAAAAAAGCAGAAAAGCGTAATCAATCATTAAAATATGGTCGGATAGTAAAAGATTTCGATGACATACCCGGACTGTTTTCAGAACAGCTCCTGAAAAATCTCTGCTCATCTTTCATGTCTTTGACGGATCTTGGACTGGGTTGGATGGAACCTTGTTACAAGGATGATATTGAAGAATGTCTTGAATCATTTGAGGAACATGATATTGAGATGTCCGAAGAGGAGTTTATTGCCCTTTTTGCTGCATGGGCTCAGTATCATTGTACAAACTCATATGCTATTGGAACCAAGATTTCTGATCAAATTCGGTTCAATATTGCCCTTCGTAAGTATGGTCGATTTGGTGTAGAAGAAAAAGACCAATATAAAATTCCATCCAGATTCAAGAATGTTCTGGAGGAAAAATATACTCCAGAACAGATCAAGTGGATCCTGCTTAAATTGTTCAAAACGTTCCTTCGTCGTGGAAGAGGTGAGGAAAATGGCAGCTATTTCCTTGTCCTGGATAAAATTGCGTTAAAATTCAGGGACAATCATAACTGGTACCGTTGTAGAACGTGTTCTAATATTTTCCCATATACTCTGTTTGGGAAATGTGCTGATTGTGGGTCCTCTGATGTCTATTACATGAGTGAGGAGGATATTGAACGCTATAAGTTCTGGAGAGATCCTGTTCTTGACGCAATCACAGAAGGTTCTGGGAAATCGATTCGTACCATTAACACTGAAGAACACACGGCACAACTTTCCTATAAAGATCAACAGAATGACATCTGGTCTACGACGGAAAGTTACGAGATGCGGTTCCAGAATCTTCTGTTTGACGATGATTACCCGGTTGATGTACTGAGCTGTACAACCACGATGGAAGTGGGTATTGATATCGGTTCTTTGACCGCCATCAGCCTTCGAAATGTTCCCCCAATGCGGGAGAACTATCAACAGAGAGCTGGACGTGCAGGAAGGCGTGGAACATCAATTTCGACCATTGTAACCTATGCTCAGAATGGCCCCCATGATGGGTGGTACTTCACTCATCCCGATAAAATTATTTCAGGAGATGCCAGTAGTCCATGGATAGATGTAGATAATTTCACACTACTTCAGCGTCATGTAAATCTGCTCATCTTAAGTGAATTTTTGAGTGAAAATGGGACAGACCTGTATGAATATCCGGTATTATCATTCTTTGATAACTACTATGATAATTTCATAAAGTTTCTGAATACATTCCGATTCAAACCGGAACTTGAGGCAAGCATTTTCTCCACTGAAAAAATGGATGCCGGTTATTATCAAAAATTTGTAAAAGGGCTTACCCCTGAATTACAGAGAATCCGGGATGATGTGCTCAAAAACCGTGAACTGCATGAGGCACAGGTTGAAAAAGGACACAAAACCAGTCTTCTTGATCATTTGAGTTTTGAGGGAATCTTACCAACCTACTCTTTCCCACAAGATGTTGTAGGATTCTTTATTGAGAACAGATCTGGAAGTAAGATTCTCCAAAGACCAGATCGTTCACTTGACATTGCGATTAGTGAGTATGCCCCGGGAAAAATTCTCGTTGTGAATAAAGAAACCTACAAAGTTGGTGGAATTTACAGTTTCCACTCAAAGTTTCGAAAAGGAAACAAGCGTGAAAATCAGGCACAACCATATTTTGAGGATCCAAATTATCTGTCGGATTTGTATCTATGTCCTGATCCGTATTGTGGCTGGACTGATACAGACTTTCCGATGGATGGAGTCTGTCCATTCTGTGGAAAACCTGTCTCTGAAAACAGGAAACAGAAGCTGCTCCGACCGTGGGGCTTTGCTCCTGTAAATGGAAGGAAAATTCCTGAAGCACATGCGGAATTTGAACAGTCATATGCAGAGGAGCCATGCTACTTTGCAACACCCGACCGTAGAGACATGAAGGATATCGGGTGTCGGCACATAATGGCAGCAGTTCGTTCCGATAAGATTAGGATCATTAACAAAGGTGTGAAAGGACGTGGATTTAATGTGTGTCAGAAGTGTGGTGCTGCAGAGGTTACAGAACAACTTACTGGGGAAGGTTCCGGATCAAAAATGTTGGAGGATATTGGTCGACCATACGCAATCCCAGGTGTGACTTCGAACAAGTGTTCCCATAATCCAATAAATCTGTATCTTGGTCACACCTTTGCAACAGATATGATTGTCTTTGAGTTTGAGTTGGATAAATCTCAAATTAACACGAATCCCCGTGGAATGTGGATTTCAAACGCTGCAACAACACTTTCCGAGGCATTTTTACTTGCTGCAAGTCGTACTCTGGATGTTGATTTCAATGACATCAAAGGTGGTCACAGAATTCATGGAACGGAATATACAACTTTTGTTGATATTTACATATATGATAGTCTGTCAAGTGGAGCAGGATATGCAACTGGCCTTCGGAAAATGATCGTTCCGTTACTTGAGAATGTTGAGGCTGTTTTGAATTGTGATAAAGAAAACCCTTGTACTACAGCGTGTCACACGTGTCTCAAACACTACTGGAACCAGAGAGTTCATGATAAATTGGATCGATTTGCCGCACTTGCTCTCCTTAACTGGGGTAGATATGGTGATCTGCCAAAACCATTGAGTATCGAGAGACAATATGAGATTATCGCCCCACTTAAGCGTTTGTTTGATGATGATCATCCTGAAATTCAATTTCAACCTGAACAAGAATGGATCTCAATTAATTCACCCAAAAAATCTGCCAAATTTGTAGTGTATCCTGCGATGTGGGCAATTCCCCATGCAAGCAATAATACTCTGTATTTGTCAGATTCTTTGGTAAATAGAGCACTCCCCAAAGCATTCGATGAGACTAATCACTTCATAAAAAATATATTGGTGGAATAGTTTATTCAAGTGAGTAATGGCAACTCAATTTATCCTTTTTTAAAGGTAGAACGAGGTGACGCTGAAACTCTTAATGCCATACATTCGTATAGTAATTCCGCTGAATTAATCCCCAATAATTTATATTTATCTCCTTGGCAGGGAATCCAAAAATACATTTCAATTTCTCAATCTGATTATTAACCAATCTGATTTCCTGCCCATAATTTACCCCTGTGAAATCCCCCCTCACCAAGGAGAGACTTTACAACATGTGCCTTTCTTTTCACGTGCCATCCACATTCCTTACTTCCAACCCGCAGGGTTCTTCTATATCCCATCAGCCGTTCTATCAGTTTCTGTGCACAGGAAAATCTGTCGCACAGGAGCAAATCTCCATGAAAAAAACAGAACGAGAAGTTCTCAACTCCATCCCGGACCGGCCCGCTGCGCTCGTCCGTGAGAATCGAATCGCAGAAGAAAAGAACAAAACCCGGCAGATGCTGCCAGACAGGGGGGCACAGGCATGCCGCCGATAGACACGAAACAGAGAAAGGGCAGCCCCACCACAAAACCCTGCGCCAACAGTGAAATG
This window harbors:
- a CDS encoding DEAD/DEAH box helicase, with protein sequence MAEYSVQNTHRELVEKLKDYIQAQYFGESDLLLSASKDLLNEKNSIYKDPYIESNQTYQLRKNGLVDADIPENIKDFLCQMGDKNLGVFKTPYSHQVKALEDFYHGNDILVTTGTGSGKTECFMWPLVANLAAEAKIRPDSWNKRGVRALLLYPMNALVADQIGRLRKMIGDYDGQFYTLFTEYAGDLNSRAPQFGMYTGRTPYPGQPKKKKDEKLAKTLEYDLIHRSPELIKELKSLGKYPSKYDLETYITHLNDGVHITTLRDAELITRKEMQDNCPDILVTNYSMLQYMLIRQIEQPFWSNTRDWLNESPDNKLLLVIDEAHMYHGSAGGEVALLIRRLMYKLGITRDKVRFILTSASIPVDDEDSKIELKQFLREITSCEEDTFSIIVGENKEYSSPNPVDISAKQIRDFPLDDFQLDDTTKISAVHKFFRLLDGTRPPYDTIKELEAWLFETLPKYGSVQRIINQTAGNATEINELAGIVFPNDDNDTALPATQVLLSLLPLAKKDGQVLFPARLHMFFRGLQGLYACTNPNCSEKHTGDGITLGKIYSDNGRDTCPYCGGKIYELINDRRCGALFIKGYLHNAEDSAGNAQNSWEKKYLWHTPGEVFGDELKEVHLYIVPKNWSADMGNEKIRGGWLDTKTGFIHFTNIHAGDDEFLQVCYSLNPVKGKPDQFTFSKCPKCKKRLMYYSFSDFSTKGNEPFYNIVSSQLSVQPPTIFDEEKLKQQPNGGRKVLVFSDSRQRAAVLAKDMTRAADAYAARAVMVLAAIHLQEWAEDTGNIVTLDMLYPAFLEIASHNHLRLFYGGDKARFKEDLEIIKVAIKKAEKRNQSLKYGRIVKDFDDIPGLFSEQLLKNLCSSFMSLTDLGLGWMEPCYKDDIEECLESFEEHDIEMSEEEFIALFAAWAQYHCTNSYAIGTKISDQIRFNIALRKYGRFGVEEKDQYKIPSRFKNVLEEKYTPEQIKWILLKLFKTFLRRGRGEENGSYFLVLDKIALKFRDNHNWYRCRTCSNIFPYTLFGKCADCGSSDVYYMSEEDIERYKFWRDPVLDAITEGSGKSIRTINTEEHTAQLSYKDQQNDIWSTTESYEMRFQNLLFDDDYPVDVLSCTTTMEVGIDIGSLTAISLRNVPPMRENYQQRAGRAGRRGTSISTIVTYAQNGPHDGWYFTHPDKIISGDASSPWIDVDNFTLLQRHVNLLILSEFLSENGTDLYEYPVLSFFDNYYDNFIKFLNTFRFKPELEASIFSTEKMDAGYYQKFVKGLTPELQRIRDDVLKNRELHEAQVEKGHKTSLLDHLSFEGILPTYSFPQDVVGFFIENRSGSKILQRPDRSLDIAISEYAPGKILVVNKETYKVGGIYSFHSKFRKGNKRENQAQPYFEDPNYLSDLYLCPDPYCGWTDTDFPMDGVCPFCGKPVSENRKQKLLRPWGFAPVNGRKIPEAHAEFEQSYAEEPCYFATPDRRDMKDIGCRHIMAAVRSDKIRIINKGVKGRGFNVCQKCGAAEVTEQLTGEGSGSKMLEDIGRPYAIPGVTSNKCSHNPINLYLGHTFATDMIVFEFELDKSQINTNPRGMWISNAATTLSEAFLLAASRTLDVDFNDIKGGHRIHGTEYTTFVDIYIYDSLSSGAGYATGLRKMIVPLLENVEAVLNCDKENPCTTACHTCLKHYWNQRVHDKLDRFAALALLNWGRYGDLPKPLSIERQYEIIAPLKRLFDDDHPEIQFQPEQEWISINSPKKSAKFVVYPAMWAIPHASNNTLYLSDSLVNRALPKAFDETNHFIKNILVE